One Romboutsia sp. 13368 genomic window carries:
- a CDS encoding ABC transporter ATP-binding protein: MSAKSVPQMNIRRGPGIAFEKSNEKLNNPKETTFRILKYIGNKKVSLLLIFVFCVMTTLISIMGTKLNGEIVDKYISVGDISGLFRICIVLIFMYLVATLSTFVQNRLMVSIAQNTSAEIRKDLYEKMQHLPLKYFDTHSSGDLMSRLTNDIDNINMTLSQSITQLISGTINIVGMLIAMLMLNKTLTIIGLITTPITILATRSLIKYTQPIFIKKQSCLGELNGYIEEMVSGQKAVLLFSQEEKVKKEFSEINKKITKNSILAEAISGCMGPINNFINNLTYLILAISGGIFLLKGMDITVGVIFSIILYMRNFNQPINQILNISNSLQGALAGAERVFEVMDEEAEVDNKDAIDVEKLDGEVKLENVDFSYNESKKILNKINLTAHKGQTIAIVGPTGSGKTTIINLLNKFYHIDSGAITIDGVNIDNITMESLRKSVAVVLQDTYLFSISIRENLRYGNLNATDEEIIKAAKLANAHHFIMQLEDGYDTVLSDNGSNLSQGQRQLLAIARAILSKSSILILDEATSSIDTRTEVHIQNAMVNLMEGKTTFIIAHRLSTIKNADVILAVKDGEIIEKGTHDELLESKGFYANLYNSQFRSGLSI, encoded by the coding sequence TTGTCAGCTAAATCAGTACCGCAAATGAATATAAGAAGAGGACCAGGAATTGCTTTTGAAAAAAGTAATGAAAAATTAAATAATCCTAAAGAAACAACTTTTAGAATATTAAAATATATAGGAAATAAAAAAGTATCTCTTTTACTTATCTTTGTATTTTGTGTAATGACTACATTAATAAGTATAATGGGTACAAAATTAAATGGAGAAATAGTAGATAAGTATATATCAGTAGGAGATATAAGTGGTTTATTTAGAATATGTATAGTACTTATATTTATGTATCTAGTGGCAACACTATCTACATTTGTACAAAATAGACTAATGGTAAGTATAGCTCAAAATACTTCAGCAGAAATAAGAAAAGATTTATATGAAAAAATGCAACACCTACCATTAAAATATTTTGATACTCACTCAAGTGGAGATTTAATGAGTAGACTTACAAATGATATAGATAATATAAATATGACTTTATCACAAAGTATAACTCAATTAATTTCAGGAACTATAAATATAGTTGGTATGCTTATAGCAATGCTTATGCTAAATAAAACATTGACTATAATAGGTTTAATTACAACACCTATTACAATACTTGCAACTAGAAGTTTAATAAAATATACTCAACCAATATTTATTAAAAAGCAAAGTTGTTTAGGTGAGCTTAATGGATATATAGAGGAAATGGTTTCAGGGCAAAAGGCTGTTTTATTATTTTCTCAAGAAGAAAAAGTAAAAAAAGAGTTTAGTGAAATAAATAAAAAGATAACTAAAAACTCAATACTAGCAGAAGCTATATCAGGATGTATGGGACCTATAAACAACTTTATAAATAACTTAACATATTTAATATTAGCTATTTCTGGAGGTATATTCCTTTTAAAAGGTATGGATATAACTGTTGGGGTAATATTCTCGATAATATTATATATGAGAAACTTTAACCAACCAATAAACCAAATACTTAATATATCTAACTCATTACAAGGAGCACTTGCAGGAGCAGAAAGAGTATTTGAAGTAATGGATGAAGAAGCAGAAGTAGATAATAAAGATGCTATAGATGTAGAAAAGTTAGATGGTGAAGTTAAGTTAGAAAATGTTGATTTCTCTTATAATGAAAGTAAGAAAATTTTAAATAAAATAAATTTAACTGCACATAAAGGTCAAACTATAGCAATAGTAGGTCCAACAGGTTCTGGTAAAACTACTATAATAAACTTATTAAATAAGTTTTATCACATAGATAGTGGAGCTATAACTATAGATGGTGTAAATATAGATAATATAACTATGGAAAGTTTAAGAAAATCAGTTGCTGTAGTATTACAAGATACTTATTTATTCTCAATAAGTATAAGAGAAAATTTAAGATATGGAAATTTAAATGCAACTGATGAAGAAATTATAAAGGCAGCAAAACTTGCAAATGCACATCACTTTATTATGCAACTAGAAGATGGATACGACACAGTGCTTAGTGATAATGGAAGTAACTTATCACAAGGGCAAAGACAATTATTAGCAATAGCAAGAGCAATACTTTCTAAATCATCAATACTTATACTTGATGAGGCAACTTCATCTATAGATACTAGAACAGAAGTACACATACAAAATGCTATGGTTAATTTAATGGAAGGTAAAACTACATTTATAATAGCTCATAGATTAAGTACTATAAAAAATGCAGATGTAATTTTAGCTGTAAAAGATGGAGAAATAATTGAAAAAGGAACTCATGATGAACTTCTAGAGTCTAAAGGATTCTATGCAAATCTTTATAATAGTCAATTTAGAAGTGGACTTAGTATATAA
- a CDS encoding ABC transporter ATP-binding protein gives MIKLFRYLKGSAVLCAILAPLAMCLEVAMDLLQPTLLSKIIDVGVANGDLNYVLHIGLQMIIAAVLGLIGGAACSFFASAASMNLGQELRQGLFDKIQTLSFIELDKLKTSSLITRLTNDVTQVQMMTNMALRGMIRSPLLAIGGLIMAYTLSPKLSTVLLVAIPIIAVAMVFILKKSFPLFTKVQQKIDNVNTVMRESILGVKVIKAFAIEKTQNARFKKENEELMNTSIKSQNRNLILWPMATLIMNLSVVAVLWFGGNMVNTGDLEIGKIVAFINYLLQIMSSVVMVIGIIISYSRAKASATRINEVFETETSIKDKEETKSVDNFDIEFKDVSFRYNEHSEYVLENISFTAKQGETIGIIGSTGCGKSSFVNLIPRLYDVTKGEILIGKTNIKDISLSQLRENIGIVLQENILFSGTIESNIKFGNENASKDMIIDSAVNAQAYEFINNKEDKFNSEVEQRAKNLSGGQKQRLSIARTLIRNPKIFIMDDSSSALDMATEAKLQNSIKETMKDSTVIVIAQRISGVMDADKIIVMDDGKIANVGTHKELLKESEIYRSIAVSQLGEEVLEIVS, from the coding sequence TTGATAAAACTTTTTAGATACTTAAAAGGATCTGCAGTTTTATGTGCAATACTTGCCCCACTAGCAATGTGTTTAGAAGTAGCAATGGATTTACTTCAGCCAACKCTAYTATCTAAAATAATAGATGTAGGTGTGGCAAATGGGGATTTAAACTATGTACTTCACATTGGTTTACAAATGATTATTGCAGCGGTATTAGGTTTAATAGGAGGGGCTGCATGTTCATTTTTTGCATCAGCTGCGTCTATGAACTTAGGTCAGGAATTAAGACAAGGTTTATTTGATAAAATACAAACATTATCATTTATAGAGTTAGATAAACTTAAAACTTCATCATTAATAACAAGACTTACAAATGATGTAACTCAAGTACAAATGATGACTAATATGGCACTTAGAGGAATGATAAGATCACCTCTTCTTGCAATTGGTGGATTAATTATGGCATATACACTTAGCCCTAAATTATCTACGGTACTTTTAGTAGCAATACCTATTATAGCAGTTGCTATGGTATTTATATTAAARAAATCATTCCCAYTATTTACTAAGGTTCAACAAAAAATTGATAATGTAAATACTGTAATGAGAGAAAGTATACTGGGAGTTAAAGTAATAAAAGCATTTGCAATAGAAAAAACTCAAAATGCTAGATTTAAAAAAGAAAACGAAGAACTTATGAATACTAGTATTAAGTCTCAAAATAGAAACTTAATATTATGGCCTATGGCTACTTTAATAATGAACTTGTCAGTTGTTGCTGTATTATGGTTTGGTGGYAATATGGTAAATACAGGAGATTTAGAAATAGGTAAGATTGTTGCATTTATAAATTACTTACTTCAAATAATGAGTTCGGTAGTTATGGTTATTGGAATAATTATAAGTTATTCAAGAGCTAAGGCATCTGCTACTAGAATAAATGAGGTATTTGAAACTGAAACTAGTATAAAAGATAAAGAAGAAACTAAGAGTGTAGATAACTTTGATATTGAATTTAAAGATGTATCATTTAGATATAATGAACACAGTGAATATGTATTAGAAAATATATCTTTCACTGCTAAGCAAGGAGAAACTATAGGAATTATAGGATCAACTGGTTGTGGAAAGAGTTCATTTGTAAATTTAATACCAAGATTATATGATGTAACTAAAGGTGAAATTTTAATTGGTAAAACTAATATAAAAGATATCAGTTTAAGTCAACTTAGAGAAAATATAGGGATAGTACTTCAAGAAAATATATTATTTAGTGGAACTATTGAAAGTAACATTAAATTTGGTAACGAAAATGCATCTAAAGATATGATAATTGATAGTGCAGTTAATGCTCAAGCTTATGAATTTATTAATAATAAAGAAGATAAATTTAATAGTGAAGTAGAACAAAGAGCTAAGAATTTATCTGGAGGACAAAAACAACGTCTTTCTATTGCTAGAACATTAATAAGAAATCCAAAGATATTTATAATGGATGATTCATCAAGTGCATTAGATATGGCAACAGAAGCAAAACTTCAAAATTCTATAAAAGAAACTATGAAAGATTCTACTGTAATAGTTATAGCACAGAGAATATCTGGTGTTATGGATGCAGATAAGATAATAGTAATGGATGATGGGAAAATAGCTAATGTAGGAACACATAAAGAATTACTAAAAGAAAGTGAAATATACAGAAGTATAGCTGTATCACAATTAGGTGAGGAGGTGCTTGAGATTGTCAGCTAA
- a CDS encoding MarR family winged helix-turn-helix transcriptional regulator: MSNNHIRGNTLHGSLIRLNKIHRKMAKREFQKVDLTEGKPKLLDYIINNPGCSQREIATCCKIEPATATSILSSMEKEELIYRERNPKDKRILNVFLTEKGIEAQKNVEKIFLELDEMCFDGFSKEERIDAINTLNRLYENLLKXKK, translated from the coding sequence ATGTCAAATAATCATATAAGAGGTAATACACTACATGGTAGTTTAATTAGATTAAATAAAATTCACAGAAAAATGGCTAAAAGAGAATTTCAAAAAGTAGATTTAACAGAAGGAAAACCAAAGTTATTAGATTATATAATTAATAATCCTGGTTGTAGTCAAAGAGAAATTGCTACTTGCTGTAAAATTGAACCTGCTACAGCTACAAGTATATTATCATCTATGGAAAAAGAAGAGCTTATATATAGAGAAAGAAATCCAAAGGACAAAAGAATATTAAATGTATTTTTAACAGAAAAAGGAATAGAAGCTCAGAAAAATGTTGAAAAAATATTTTTAGAACTAGATGAAATGTGCTTTGATGGCTTTTCAAAAGAAGAAAGAATTGATGCAATAAATACTTTAAATAGATTGTATGAAAACTTATTAAAAAWTAAAAAATAA
- a CDS encoding hemolysin family protein — translation MESDSHRHLNQPILISLLTTQKKITSILSTILKSIIKPYTLLKSKISKIESNEVSEEYIKSLISKSEEEGIIQTYEKNMIEGIFKFNDTRAKDIMTSRRDTFSININDDIKENIDKLLNSNFSRIPLYEETIDNIVGIVHVRDILIQANERGFENINLKEIMHKPYFVPNSKRINELFKTLQNEKVHMAILIDEYGGFCGIVTMEDLLEEIVGNIEDEYDKEENNIVKINDDFIVDCSIELDEFNEKFSLNLEEGEYNTLNGYIINKIGXX, via the coding sequence ATGGAATCTGATTCCCATAGGCACTTAAATCAACCGATATTAATATCTTTACTAACAACTCAAAAGAAAATAACTTCAATCTTATCAACCATACTCAAATCAATTATAAAACCGTACACACTTTTAAAATCTAAAATATCAAAAATAGAAAGTAATGAAGTATCTGAAGAGTATATAAAATCACTAATAAGCAAATCTGAAGAAGAAGGCATAATACAGACCTATGAAAAAAATATGATAGAAGGTATCTTTAAATTTAATGATACAAGAGCAAAAGATATTATGACATCTAGAAGAGATACATTTTCAATAAACATAAACGATGATATAAAAGAAAATATAGATAAACTTTTAAATTCTAACTTTTCAAGAATACCTTTATATGAAGAAACTATCGATAATATAGTAGGAATAGTTCATGTTAGAGATATACTTATACAAGCAAATGAAAGAGGATTTGAAAATATCAATTTAAAAGAAATCATGCACAAACCATATTTTGTTCCAAATAGTAAAAGAATCAATGAATTATTTAAAACTTTACAAAATGAAAAAGTACACATGGCTATACTTATTGATGAGTATGGAGGATTTTGTGGAATAGTTACAATGGAAGATTTACTAGAAGAAATTGTAGGTAATATCGAAGATGAGTATGATAAGGAAGAAAACAATATAGTAAAAATTAATGATGACTTTATAGTAGATTGTAGTATAGAATTAGATGAGTTTAATGAAAAATTTAGTTTAAACCTAGAAGAAGGCGAGTATAACACTTTAAATGGATATATAATAAATAAAATAGGTWAKMGTTAG
- a CDS encoding DegV family protein: MKNIKIVTDSSCDLNKDIVDRYNIEIVPLNVAFGDDIYVDGEIEKPEFYKMMDESPELPKTSCPSPEKFINSYEGEEDNIIVITLASKLSGTYSTAVLAKNLFEEKYPNKNVAVIDTETGSIGQGLLVAKAAQLAEEGKSFEEIVKTIESIKNDVVLYGALDTLENAIKGGRVNPLAGKLINALNFKVIVKVANGEVKPCDKARGDNNSMKKVVENVLNSIEGKEVKSLAIAHANCLDKALKVKEMMLKNNEFENITISDIGSVMGTYTSKGAVLISVL, translated from the coding sequence ATGAAAAATATAAAAATAGTAACAGATAGCTCTTGTGATTTAAATAAAGATATAGTAGATAGATATAATATAGAAATAGTGCCTCTTAATGTAGCTTTTGGGGATGATATTTATGTTGATGGTGAAATAGAAAAACCTGAATTTTATAAAATGATGGATGAGTCACCAGAATTACCAAAAACATCTTGTCCTTCTCCTGAGAAATTTATAAATAGTTATGAAGGTGAAGAAGATAATATAATAGTTATAACACTAGCTTCAAAATTATCTGGAACATATTCAACAGCAGTACTTGCTAAAAATTTATTTGAAGAGAAATATCCAAATAAAAATGTTGCAGTTATAGATACAGAAACAGGATCTATTGGACAAGGTCTTTTAGTTGCAAAAGCAGCACAATTAGCAGAAGAAGGTAAAAGTTTTGAAGAAATAGTAAAGACTATAGAATCTATAAAAAATGATGTAGTACTTTATGGAGCTTTAGATACTTTAGAAAATGCAATAAAAGGTGGAAGAGTAAATCCTTTAGCTGGAAAGCTTATAAATGCTTTAAACTTTAAAGTTATAGTAAAGGTTGCTAATGGAGAAGTTAAGCCTTGTGATAAAGCTAGAGGTGACAATAACTCTATGAAAAAGGTAGTTGAAAATGTATTAAACTCAATAGAGGGTAAAGAAGTTAAGTCTTTAGCTATAGCACATGCAAACTGTTTAGATAAAGCACTTAAAGTAAAAGAAATGATGTTAAAAAATAATGAATTTGAAAATATTACAATATCAGATATAGGATCAGTTATGGGTACGTATACATCAAAGGGTGCAGTATTAATAAGTGTATTATAG